From the Vespa velutina chromosome 16, iVesVel2.1, whole genome shotgun sequence genome, one window contains:
- the LOC124954808 gene encoding uncharacterized protein LOC124954808 isoform X5, with product MSNSLDSFLTRIGDVTIERVTPRGGPKSNEAAVQNEPSTNTNMNNAEPQTANEESSEESSGESSDGEQEKKHGALHTEEIEEIHSEGSGDDMDLDETIDSQIGVRVDSERQSHCPAEEDDEEPVNILDTLPLEGAPIEGQEVSEADLLGKPISKDTDDESVDNEKTGSHSGAEDGIDGNKRHGDSEHSENVKKKQKKDDGTEESTSECETKAEKKLANMRRNIREVMDETQLDEATLSAQRQEMERLRRVQEQQRIIREVQRQMTINRQNNKTQTRVISLLQGKQNQAGTTISQSSSSSLSSSSTQVRLPNTVLLKVNSSSGTGSQTGSNLQSGQIQRKSIEGTRWQKGRGVYPNAQTSISRVPNRSVGPTMLQQRIRMMTPSVSISPVVPKKEPIDRPEYYSDSDVSDIEAEEALREKHMHLARKMSSGPKSQKVAKGKDVVTISSSSESSDDDCIVLSDPSGEEETDNEDDPSNSGMHTNDRYNIPDEHGRVLINVGHPEIEPDVFLAPQVARIIKPHQIGGIRFLYDNIVESIERYKTSSGFGCILAHSMGLGKTLQVASFCDIFFRCTTAKTVLCIMPINTLQNWLAEFNMWLPYEDPTSMEKNNKITNIKSESEMESKSEIKEECGSQSDMSNISRPISTESAHRYGQENVPQSLNIMSENPYTHQGYENHMMSSYVQDSMLGKTMPDHHPRINPNYPGDITQSSMYNTNPNSIPNFDPMKPELNCHAMQGRPNIPPPNISPLNIPPPNLPPSNLPPPNLPPPNLPPPNLPPPNLPPPNLPPPNLPPPNLPPPNLPPPNLPPPNLAPPNLPPPNLPPPNLPPPNLPPPNLPPPNLPPPNLPPPNLPPPNLPPPKFGMENQNSNMYTTMENQSQGTMFSDMENRNSGPMYPNNHPSGPIYSNYNNPPNTFPNYTNQSRQDLDHEPKKENILHQNTEINVKREPEDTIKKEEGTTKEEIGEDKKNIEKVKTTYMVDAPIGMELRPRHFRLHILNDSHKTMTARAKVIQEWQTGGGVLLIGYELYRQLSMKKPNKAKRKRGQPFKDTVDVEEEDKNKGLLDEMHSALVSPGPDLVICDEGHRIKNSHASISMALKQMRTKRRIVLTGYPLQNNLLEYWCMVDFVRPNYLGTKSEFCNMFERPIQNGQCIDSTPQDIRLMRYRAHVLHALLEGFVQRRSHSVLQVSLPRKEEYILLVRMTPHQRKLYDTFMNQVVKTRAVPNPLKAFAVCCKIWNHPDILYYFLRKRQANEEDDLDLEETIGEKLIPGGKRSKARQSKGESKKGKKTNTTIKNKPAASVQPNPSSSNVDNTEGDSTHSNTKQNNYTNYSMPTNNSGYSNSMSQAPYPGYQNYRSNDQNTYYRNDNNHGEYNEFYNNQGQQRYGNQPFPTYTQNTNYNSAQGYNNQSQNYIPPNDQSVNHPQRYPSGPPNSDFRPDQNQGNNYETSGIYPRQPYTSYPDQGRNYGTSVNQGPNNYSQVSNQTSAFQAQLPNQSNNIPVPEYSPYAPQNQAQNYGNAAGQTNPIYTRNDNQPLQTSALGYTPNQGNQNAGPPPQTGGYLSNQQGQNPPSNQSRGFSPNQPNQNLGLQNSSHGYGNQQTQAMPHQNQQHGYPTQVNPNSAPQTPLNFNQQTSNSIPQNQSHGYMTNQQNQAPISQNQMRGYPPASNQINVPQNATYPQSQTAPSTNISNQVHAYSSDQQGPNASTSNSMHGYPHLVPSSTSQNSSSTYPPPQQSQQPAAPPNQNHGYTTNHQGSTSQNSTHRYNTAQQGQISQPQNQTLSYSQNQQSQNSTLNQNDQLYPRNDNQQQSQNYTSTSAPHEFPNDRQGGTTSANSTTNYPPNQTQTQNPILSTYPSDGSHQSQVGQIKGPDDPYWQRDYSGQPFRTDQCNDTYYRDPNVNRFQNNYFPSQSYSNQSYDYAGNHNTDVNTRSDDPKTSQANMGPHIQNAGACDKSNKDMPSNIIPNQSMHQSNLSNKSSYNTEANCPNSTTPGPRSVQGLGPSHSPRLSQVDLSKEEEKEKEELLEKDKDDKSDDEILTKDEEKECKSSPGGREDPGIPYDWATELMKGYVPGLIDASAKMTLFFCILEEAIRLGDRVLAFSQSLFTLNLIEDFLSRNSLKYPDGQTDAWIKNVNYYRLDGSTSALEREKLINEFNNNPKIHLFLVSTRAGSLGINLVGANRAIVFDASWNPCHDTQAVCRVYRYGQQKPCFVYRLVTDNCLERKIYDRQISKQGMADRVVDQCNPDAHLSLKDATTLSWDWEEDSQVQDFSQTKDSYSDEVMHRVLECHSSLLTKQPFHHESLLVDRKDKKLSQAEKRLARRGYELEKMAANCSRPSYNYVPGNTATRAGGLQIRAIRGGDTGTTSKPVASVRPMQQRGAESLGSRSVTGSRWIPAEVWQRQGMSAQEMTLPLDVVIPTNSPDKGSIVLKAGQRVMVLKSPKGIYMQLESGKIIAIRTALKLNQQKREEEPKKGLSSMVQRNSKPEAIRLVDDQFPINPEVDLVIGHLQIKKFQRDQNLLQLQLLNLI from the exons ATGTCTAATAGTTTGGACAGCTTTTTAACGCGTATTGGGGATGTCACTATTGAACGTGTGACACCTCGTGGGGGCCCTAAATCTAATGAAGCAGCAGTTCAGAATGAACCTTCGACAAATACAAATATGAATAATGCAGAACCACAGACGGCTAACGAGGAGAGCTCCGAAGAGTCCAGTGGGGAATCATCCGACGGGgaacaagaaaagaagcaTGGTGCCCTGCATacggaagaaatagaagaaatacatTCAGAAGGTTCAGGAGACGACATGGATCTGGACGAAACAATCGATTCTCAGATCGGTGTGAGGGTAGATTCTGAGAGGCAAAGTCATTGTCCGGCCGAAGAAGATGACGAAGAACCAGTTAATATTTTGGATACTTTACCATTGGAAG ggGCGCCGATTGAAGGGCAAGAGGTATCTGAAGCTGACTTACTTGGAAAACCTATTTCCAAGGATACAGATGACGAAAGTGTGGATAATGAGAAAACAGGATCTCATTCTGGAGCAGAAGATGGGATAGATGGTAATAAGAGGCATGGAGATTCTGAACATtctgaaaatgtaaaaaagaaacaaaaaaaagatgatggTACTGAAGAGTCCACATCAGAATGCGAAACAAAAGCAGAGAAAAAGTTAGCAAATATGAGAAGAAATATCCGTGAGGTTATGGATGAAACTCAACTTGACGAAGCCACATTATCGGCTCAACGACAAGAAATGGAACGTTTGCGACGAGTACAAGAACAACAAAGGATAATTCGAGAAGTACAACGTCAAATGACAATTAATcgtcaaaataataaaacacaaACCAGAGTGATTAGTCTCTTACAAGGTAAACAAAATCAGGCAGGAACTACAATTTCCCAATCATCCTcctcatcattatcatcttcGTCTACTCAAGTTCGTTTACCTAATACTGTACTATTGAAAGTAAATTCGAGTTCAGGAACAGGATCTCAAACAGGTTCTAATCTACAGTCTGGACAGATTCAAAGAAAATCCATAGAAGGAACACGTTGGCAAAAGGGTAGAGGTGTTTACCCAAATGCTCAGACATCTATATCACGAGTACCAAATCGTTCTGTTGGTCCAACTATGTTACAACAAAGAATAAGAATGATGACACCTTCTGTAAGCATCTCACCCGTGGTTCCTAAAAAAGAACCTATTGATAGACCAGAATATTATTCTGATTCTGATGTATCTGATATTGAAGCAGAAGAAGCATTGCGTGAGAAACATATGCATCTGGCACGAAAAATGTCAAGTGGCCCTAAATCTCAAAAAGTAGCAAAAGGTAAAGATGTAGTAACAATATCTAGTTCTAGCGAAAGTTCAGACGACGATTGCATAGTACTAAGTGATCCTAgcggagaagaagaaactgaCAATGAAGATGATCCATCTAATTCAGGCATGCATACAAATGATAGATACAACATTCCAGATGAACATGGTAGAGTCTTAATCAATGTAGGGCATCCTGAGATCGAGCCAGATGTGTTTTTAGCTCCTCAGGTAGCACGTATCATTAAGCCACATCAAATCGGTGGTATACGTTTtctatatgataatattgttGAAAGCATTGAGAGGTACAAAACTAGTTCTGGATTTGGGTGTATATTGGCACATAGTATGGGCTTGGGTAAAACACTTCAAGTAGCTAGTTTttgtgacattttttttcggTGTACCACTGCCAAGACTGTACTTTGCATTATGCCTATTAATACTTTACAAAATTGGTTGGCTGAATTTAATATGTGGTTACCATATGAAGATCCTACATCCatggaaaagaataataaaattacgaatataaaGTCAGAATCTGAAATGGAATCTAAGTcagaaattaaagaagaatgtGGTAGCCAAAGTGATATGTCAAACATATCCAGGCCTATAAGTACGGAATCTGCTCATCGCTATGGACAAGAAAATGTACCACAGTCCTTAAATATTATGTCAGAAAATCCATATACTCATCAAGGATATGAAAATCATATGATGTCAAGTTATGTTCAGGACAGTATGTTAGGTAAAACAATGCCGGATCATCATCCACGTATCAATCCAAACTATCCCGGCGATATTACTCAATCTTCAATGTATAATACTAATCCAAACTCTATACCTAATTTTGATCCTATGAAACCAGAATTAAATTGTCATGCCATGCAAGGTAGACCAAATATACCTCCACCAAATATATCACCATTGAATATACCACCACCTAATTTACCTCCATCCAATTTACCTCCTCCCAATTTACCTCCTCCCAATTTACCTCCTCCCAATTTACCTCCTCCCAATTTACCTCCTCCCAATTTACCTCCTCCCAATTTACCCCCACCCAATTTACCTCCACCAAATTTACCTCCACCAAATTTGCCTCCACCAAATTTAGCTCCACCAAATTTACCTCCACCAAATTTACCTCCACCAAATTTACCTCCACCAAATTTACCTCCACCAAATTTACCTCCACCAAATTTACCTCCACCCAATTTGCCTCCACCCAATTTGCCTCCACCCAATTTACCTCCACCTAAATTTGGTATGGAAAATCAGAATTCTAACATGTATACTACTATGGAAAATCAATCACAAGGAACAATGTTCTCAGATATGGAGAATAGAAATTCTGGGCCTATGTATCCCAATAATCATCCGTCTGGACCAATTTATTCGAACTATAATAATCCTCCAAATACTTTTCCCAATTATACGAATCAATCTCGGCAAGATTTGGATCATGAgccaaagaaagagaatattttacatCAAAATACAGAAATTAATGTGAAGAGAGAACCAGAAgacacaataaaaaaagaagaaggtacaactaaagaagaaataggagaagataaaaagaatatagaaaaagtcAAAACAACCTATATGGTGGATGCTCCTATTGGTATGGAATTAAGACCAAGACATTTTCGTTTACATATTTTGAATGATTCGCACAAAACTATGACAGCTAGAGCTAAAGTTATTCAAGAATGGCAAACAGGAGGTGGTGTTTTATTAATCGGATATGAATTATATAGGCAATTATCTATGAAAAAACCAAACAAAGCAAAACGAAAACGAGGTCAGCCCTTTAAAGATACGGTCGAtgttgaagaagaagacaaaaacaaAGGTTTATTGGATGAGATGCATTCTGCATTAGTTAGTCCTGGTCCAGATTTAGTTATTTGCGATGAAGGACACCGCATAAAAAATTCTCATGCTAGTATTAGTATGGCTCTAAAACAAATGCGTACAAAACGAAGGATTGTATTAACTGGTTATCCATTACAAAATAATCTCCTTGAGTATTGGTGTATGGTTGATTTTGTAAGACCTAATTATTTAGGAACTAAAAGTGAATTTTGTAATATGTTCGAAAGACCAATTCAAAATGGTCAGTGTATTGATTCTACACCACAAGATATTCGCTTAATGCGATATCGAGCACATGTGCTGCATGCTCTGTTAGAAGGTTTTGTACAGAGAAGATCACATTCGGTACTCCAAGTGTCATTGCCACGTAAAGAGGAATATATTCTTCTTGTTAGAATGACACCACATCAACGTAAACTCTATGATACTTTTATGAATCAAGTTGTTAAAACACGAGCAGTTCCAAATCCTTTGAAAGCCTTTGCTGTTTGTTGCAAAATTTGGAATCACccagatatattatattactttcttaGAAAACGTCAAGCAAACGAAGAGGATGATTTAGACTTAGAAGAAACAAtaggagaaaaattaatacctGGTGGAAAACGATCAAAAGCTCGTCAGTCAAAAGGAGAATctaagaaagggaagaaaacaaatacaaCTATAAAAAATAAGCCTGCAGCAAGTGTACAACCTAATCCTTCTTCGTCCAATGTTGATAATACGGAAGGAGACAGTACACATTCTAATACAAAACAGAATAATTATACCAATTATTCTATGCCTACGAATAATTCAGGATATTCAAATTCTATGTCACAGGCACCTTATCCTGGGTATCAAAATTATCGTTCGAACGATCAAAATACATATTacagaaatgataataatcacgGGGAATATAATGAATTCTATAACAATCAAGGTCAACAAAGATATGGAAATCAACCCTTTCCAACATATACACAAAATACTAATTATAATTCTGCACAAGGATATAACAATCAGTCACAAAATTATATACCACCAAATGATCAATCTGTTAATCATCCACAAAGATATCCTTCGGGACCACCTAATTCGGATTTTCGTCCCGATCAAAATCaaggaaataattatgaaacatCTGGAATATATCCACGTCAACCATATACATCATATCCTGATCAAGGACGTAATTACGGAACATCGGTAAATCAAGGGCCTAATAATTATTCTCAAGTCTCAAATCAGACCTCTGCCTTTCAGGCTCAATTACCTAATCAATCTAATAATATACCCGTTCCTGAATATTCGCCTTATGCTCCGCAAAATCAAGCTCAGAATTATGGCAATGCTGCTGGACAAACGAATcctatatatacacgaaatGATAATCAACCTTTACAAACTTCTGCTCTAGGATATACTCCTAATCAAGGAAATCAGAATGCAGGACCTCCACCACAAACTGGAGGATATCTTTCGAATCAACAAGGACAGAATCCACCATCTAATCAAAGTCGTGGCTTTTCTCCAAATCAACCAAACCAAAATCTTGGATTACAGAATTCATCTCATGGTTATGGAAATCAGCAAACACAAGCAATGCCACATCAGAATCAACAGCATGGCTATCCAACACAAGTGAATCCTAATTCTGCTCCACAAACACCTCTTAATTTCAACCAACAAACTTCAAATTCAATACCACAAAATCAATCTCATGGATATATGACAAATCAACAAAATCAAGCTCCCATTTCACAGAATCAAATGCGTGGATATCCTCCAgcatcaaatcaaatcaatgtACCACAAAATGCTACATATCCACAAAGTCAAACAGCACCCAGTACTAATATTTCGAATCAAGTACATGCCTATTCGTCCGATCAACAAGGACCCAATGCAAGCACATCGAATTCTATGCATGGATATCCTCATCTTGTACCATCATCAACTTCACAAAATTCATCGTCTACATATCCACCTCCACAGCAAAGTCAACAACCAGCTGCTCCACCTAATCAGAATCATGGATATACTACTAATCATCAAGGATCAACATCACAAAACTCTACTCATAGATACAATACAGCACAACAAGGACAAATTTCTCAACCTCAAAATCAGACATTATCTTATTCTCAAAATCAACAGTCACAGAATTCAACTTTAAATCAAAATGACCAACTTTATCCACGAAACGATAATCAGCAGCAATCGCAAAATTATACATCAACAAGCGCACCTCACGAATTTCCGAACGATCGTCAAGGTGGAACCACATCTGCAAATTCTACGACTAATTATCCGCCTAATCAAACACAAACGCAGAATCCCATTTTGTCAACTTATCCTTCTGATGGTTCACATCAAAGTCAGGTTGGACAAATAAAAGGACCTGATGATCCATATTGGCAACGTGATTATTCTGGACAACCATTTCGGACGGATCAATGCAATGATACATATTACAGAGATCCTAATGTAAATAGGTTTCAGAATAATTATTTCCCTTCACAAAGCTATTCTAATCAGTCTTATGATTATGCAGGAAATCATAATACCGATGTAAATACTCGCTCTGACGATCCTAAAACTTCTCAAGCAAATATGGGTCCTCATATACAAAATGCTGGTGCTTGTGATAAAAGCAATAAGGATATGCCATCTAATATAATCCCAAATCAGTCCATGCATCAGAGTAATCTTTCTAATAAATCGAGCTATAACACAGAAGCCAATTGTCCAAATTCTACAACTCCAGGACCTAGGTCAGTACAAGGACTTGGACCATCTCACAGTCCTCGATTAAGTCAGGTTGATTTAtctaaggaagaagaaaaagagaaagaagaattattagaaaaagataaagatgataaGTCGGATGACGAAATCCTTAcaaaggatgaagaaaaagaatgcaaAAGTTCTccaggaggaagagaagatcCTGGAATACCATATGATtgg gCGACGGAATTAATGAAAGGCTATGTACCTGGACTAATTGATGCGTCCGCAAAAAtgactctttttttctgtatattaGAAGAAGCGATACGTTTAGGAGATCGCGTCTTAGCATTTTCCCAATCATTATTTACATTGAATCTCATAGAAGACTTCTTATCCAGAAACAGTTTGAAATATCCAGACGGTCAAACGGATGCTTggataaaaaatgttaattattatagactAGACGGAAGTACTAGTgcgttagaaagagaaaaacttatcaatgaatttaataataatccaaaaaTACATCTCTTTTTGGTATCAACGCGTGCCGGTTCATTGGGTATCAATCTCGTTGGAGCAAATCGTGCAATCGTATTTGATGCTTCTTGGAATCCTTGTCACGACACGCAAGCTGTATGTAGAGTGTATAGATATGGGCAGCAAAAGCCTTGCTTTGTTTATCGATTAGTGACGGACAATTgtcttgaaagaaaaatttatgatagaCAAATAAGCAAACAAGGAATGGCTGACCGTGTTGTTGATCAATGCAATCCTGATGCACATTTATCTCTTAAAGATGCAACTACGTTGTCTTGGGATTGGGAGGAAGATAGTCAAGTACAAGATTTTTCTCAAACAAAAGATAGTTACTCAGACGAAGTTATGCATCGTGTATTAGAATgtcattcttctcttcttacCAAACAGCCATTCCATCATGAAAGTCTTTTGGTAGATCGAAAGGATAAGAAGCTTAGTCAAGCGGAAAAACGATTGGCTCGTCGTGGTTATGAACTTGAGAAAATGGCTGCTAATTGTTCTAGACCAAGTTACAATTATGTTCCAGGAAATACGGCAACGAGAG CAGGAGGTTTACAAATTAGAGCTATTCGTGGTGGCGACACTGGTACCACATCAAAACCAGTAGCTTCTGTGAGACCGATGCAACAACGTGGTGCTGAAAGTTTAGGTTCCCGAAGTGTAACTGGAAGTAGGTGGATACCTGCAGAAGTATGGCAGAGACAAGGAATGAGCGCACAGGAGATGACATTACCCTTGGATGTAGTTATACCAACTAATTCACCAGACAAAGGAAGCATTGTATTGAAAGCAGGACAACGTGTGATGGTATTAAAAAGTCCTAAAGGAATCTATATGCAACTTGAATCTGGTAAAATCATTGCAATTAGAACTGCTCTTAAATTGAACCAAcagaaacgagaagaagagcCTAAAAAGG GTCTATCCTCTATGGTTCAGAGGAACTCTAAACCCGAG GCAATCAGACTAGTGGACGACCAATTTCCAATAAATCCGGAAGTGGACCTGGTTATAGGCCATTTGcagataaagaaatttcaaagagaCCAAAACCTGTTGCAACTGCAGCTGCTAAACCTTATTTAA